The following proteins are encoded in a genomic region of Alosa alosa isolate M-15738 ecotype Scorff River chromosome 10, AALO_Geno_1.1, whole genome shotgun sequence:
- the LOC125302282 gene encoding urocortin-3-like gives MMRGVGLYLLLLLLPLCAWCQPRGFSRQGPQLEDKEEEPAAGDLMTVSILNRSGILASLLSSDFQHAVRQARASRPLPQLSKKAAQGSRFALSLDVPTSILSVLIDLAKNQDMRAKAASNAELLARIGKRK, from the coding sequence ATGATGCGTGGTGTGGGACTGtacctgctgttgctgctgctgcccttGTGTGCCTGGTGCCAGCCGCGCGGCTTCAGTCGTCAGGGTCCGCAGCTAGAGGACAAGGAGGAAGAACCAGCGGCCGGGGACCTGATGACTGTCAGCATCCTCAACCGGAGCGGGATCCTggcatctcttctctcctctgacTTCCAGCACGCAGTCAGGCAAGCCAGGGCTTCTCGGCCGCTCCCACAGCTCAGCAAGAAGGCAGCCCAGGGGTCACGTTTCGCCCTCTCCCTGGATGTGCCTACCAGCATCCTGAGTGTCCTGATAGACCTGGCCAAGAACCAGGATATGCGGGCGAAGGCGGCATCTAACGCAGAGCTGTTGGCACGTATTGGCAAGAGGAAATAA
- the cidec gene encoding cell death activator CIDE-3 isoform X1, with product MRLETMTMEYAKRSLSLLTPTSLSRCVSASVAASASMTQQLLTGSTPCQRPFRVANADRTVKKGIMADSLRDLLDKVMDGLHVSCVSALVLDEDGTGVDTEDFFQTLRDNTVLVVLEKGQKWTPSDQATLVKAQHVSRSPGCRKDVAKLTFDLYKNHPKEFIGCLNVKATLYGVYTLSYNLRCYEAKRILKEALRWTLFTMQTTGHALLGTSCYMQALLDEEEDQEQQVLAQLKAPKKCHVPGYLWG from the exons ATGAGACTG gagaCCATGACCATGGAATATGCCAAAAGGTCTCTTTCTCTGCTGACCCCGACCTCTCTATCCAG atGCGTGTCTGCCAGTGTGGCCGCCAGCGCCTCCATGACCCAGCAGTTGCTGACGGGCTCGACTCCGTGCCAGAGGCCATTTCGAGTCGCCAACGCCGACCGCACCGTCAAGAAGGGCATCATGGCAGACAGTCTGCGCGACTTGCTGGACAAG GTGATGGATGGACTGCATGTGTCCTGCGTGAGCGCTTTGGTGCTTGATGAAGATGGCACAGGGGTGGACACAGAGGACTTCTTTCAGACGCTGAGGGACAACACTGTCCTTGTAGTCTTGGAGAAAGGACAGAAATGGACTCCTTCAGACCAG GCCACTTTAGTCAAGGCTCAGCATGTGAGCCGAAGCCCTGGCTGCAGGAAAGATGTGGCCaagttgacctttgacctgtacaAGAACCACCCTAAGGAATTCATTGGCTGCCTGAATGTGAAGGCAACGCTGTACGGAGTTTACACTTTGTCTTACAACCTTCGCTGCTATGAGGCTAAGAGGATACTGAA GGAGGCCTTGCGATGGACCTTGTTTACAATGCAAACCACTGGCCATGCCCTGCTGGGCACCTCCTGCTACATGCAGGCCCTtctggacgaggaggaggatcaGGAACAGCAGGTGCTGGCACAACTGAAGGCACCGAAGAAATGCCACGTGCCTGGCTATCTCTGGGGGTAG
- the cidec gene encoding cell death activator CIDE-3 isoform X2, translating to MTMEYAKRSLSLLTPTSLSRCVSASVAASASMTQQLLTGSTPCQRPFRVANADRTVKKGIMADSLRDLLDKVMDGLHVSCVSALVLDEDGTGVDTEDFFQTLRDNTVLVVLEKGQKWTPSDQATLVKAQHVSRSPGCRKDVAKLTFDLYKNHPKEFIGCLNVKATLYGVYTLSYNLRCYEAKRILKEALRWTLFTMQTTGHALLGTSCYMQALLDEEEDQEQQVLAQLKAPKKCHVPGYLWG from the exons ATGACCATGGAATATGCCAAAAGGTCTCTTTCTCTGCTGACCCCGACCTCTCTATCCAG atGCGTGTCTGCCAGTGTGGCCGCCAGCGCCTCCATGACCCAGCAGTTGCTGACGGGCTCGACTCCGTGCCAGAGGCCATTTCGAGTCGCCAACGCCGACCGCACCGTCAAGAAGGGCATCATGGCAGACAGTCTGCGCGACTTGCTGGACAAG GTGATGGATGGACTGCATGTGTCCTGCGTGAGCGCTTTGGTGCTTGATGAAGATGGCACAGGGGTGGACACAGAGGACTTCTTTCAGACGCTGAGGGACAACACTGTCCTTGTAGTCTTGGAGAAAGGACAGAAATGGACTCCTTCAGACCAG GCCACTTTAGTCAAGGCTCAGCATGTGAGCCGAAGCCCTGGCTGCAGGAAAGATGTGGCCaagttgacctttgacctgtacaAGAACCACCCTAAGGAATTCATTGGCTGCCTGAATGTGAAGGCAACGCTGTACGGAGTTTACACTTTGTCTTACAACCTTCGCTGCTATGAGGCTAAGAGGATACTGAA GGAGGCCTTGCGATGGACCTTGTTTACAATGCAAACCACTGGCCATGCCCTGCTGGGCACCTCCTGCTACATGCAGGCCCTtctggacgaggaggaggatcaGGAACAGCAGGTGCTGGCACAACTGAAGGCACCGAAGAAATGCCACGTGCCTGGCTATCTCTGGGGGTAG
- the LOC125302286 gene encoding LOW QUALITY PROTEIN: G-protein coupled receptor 22-like (The sequence of the model RefSeq protein was modified relative to this genomic sequence to represent the inferred CDS: deleted 1 base in 1 codon) produces the protein METESYTTLRLETSDGTGTVASIGILESHGGSALPPPVAWQTPYPISFQVSLTSFLMLELVLGFSSNLTVLVLYCSQSNLVDSVSNLVTVNLHILDIVVCVLCLPLTVVVVLLPPGRDLALICCFHEACVTFASISTAINVLVISMDRYDISVRPANRLLTPRWAGLLLAAVWAVSLAVFFIPFIEVDFFASEEEAAAEENGGASITAATTTQSPEAVWHNRTLLCMGGQGYHMGLGMYYHLLLQVPIFATVVVMLFAYSRILRALNIRIGSHMRKNQRGGGCGARRSLGCRGRRGRRHRRSKAEQQEEQEAAEQTKQLTHPPLISSPTPTATSPPALSTAPLVGGADSSAAASPSPAVAPVASVGVQASVSAIIALRRAVRRHRDRRERQRRVFRMSLIIISSFIGCWAPISVANVLILCLGPNDTLVSLRLCFLAMAYGTTISHPLLYAFTRQKLRRVLRAKVKKRVVSLLQVDPSPGGTVIHNSWVEPRKSRKHRTEGSDATDRCLTEPL, from the exons ATGGAGACAGAGAGCTACACCACCCTGCGTCTGGAGACCAGCGATGGCACGGGGACGGTGGCGAGCATCGGCATCCTGGAGAGCCACGGCGGCTCGGCCCTTCCGCCCCCCGTGGCGTGGCAGACGCCGTACCCGATCAGCTTCCAGGTGTCCCTGACCAGCTTCCTGATGCTGGAGCTGGTCCTCGGCTTCAGCAGCAACCTGACGGTGCTGGTGCTCTACTGCTCACAGTCCAACTTGGTGGACTCGGTCAGCAACCTGGTGACGGTCAACCTGCACATCCTGGACATTGTGGTGTGCGTGCTGTGCCTGCCGctgacggtggtggtggtgctgctgccgCCCGGTCGCGACCTGGCACTCATCTGCTGCTTCCATGAGGCGTGCGTCACCTTCGCCAGCATCTCCACGGCCATCAACGTGCTGGTCATCAGCATGGACCGCTACGACATCTCCGTGCGGCCGGCCAACCGGCTGCTGACGCCGCGCTGGGCCGGGCTGCTGCTGGCGGCCGTCTGGGCCGTCTCGCTGGCCGTCTTTTTCATCCCGTTCATCGAGGTGGACTTTTTCGCCTCGGAAGAAGAAGCAGCGGCGGAGGAGAACGGCGGCGCATCAAtcaccgccgccaccaccacccagTCGCCGGAAGCGGTGTGGCACAACCGGACGTTGCTGTGCATGGGCGGGCAGGGCTACCACATGGGACTGGGCATGTACTACCACCTGCTGCTGCAGGTGCCCATCTTCGCCACGGTGGTGGTGATGCTCTTC GCATACTCGCGCATTCTCCGCGCCCTCAACATCCGCATCGGCTCGCACATGCGCAAGAACCAGCGGGGCGGTGGCTGCGGCGCCCGACGAAGCCTTGGCTGCCGGGGTCGCCGCGGACGCCGTCACCGACGCAGCAAAGCcgagcagcaggaggagcaggaggccgCTGAGCAGACCAAGCAGCTCACCCACCCGCCGCTAATCtcctcacccacccccacagCCACCTCCCCCCCGGCCCTGTCCACCGCGCCCCTGGTGGGTGGAGCGGACAGCAGCGCGGCGGCGTCCCCGTCCCCGGCGGTGGCGCCGGTGGCCTCCGTCGGGGTCCAGGCCTCGGTGTCAGCCATCATTGCCCTGCGGCGGGCCGTGCGGCGGCACCGGGACCGGCGGGAGCGGCAGCGCCGCGTCTTCCGCATGTCGCTGATCATCATCTCCTCCTTCATCGGCTGCTGGGCGCCCATCTCGGTGGCCAACGTGCTGATCCTCTGCCTGGGCCCCAACGACACGCTGGTCTCGCTGCGGCTCTGCTTCTTGGCCATGGCCTACGGCACCACCATCTCCCACCCACTGCTCTACGCCTTCACACGACAGAAGCTGCGGCGGGTGCTCAGGGCCAAGGTCAAGAAGCGGGTGGTCTCGCTGCTGCAGGTGGACCCCTCGCCCGGGGGCACTGTCATACACAACTCCTGGGTGGAGCCGCGTAAGAGCCGCAAACATCGCACGGAGGGTAGCGACGCCACGGACCGCTGCCTGACGGAACCGCTGTGA